One window from the genome of Gopherus evgoodei ecotype Sinaloan lineage chromosome 2, rGopEvg1_v1.p, whole genome shotgun sequence encodes:
- the C2H8orf89 gene encoding putative uncharacterized protein C8orf89 homolog isoform X1 yields MSRNQPRWGHRESYEKEIKYPESSFLSECRSLSSQASEEQKMPSLTSDHKYLNNKASGRSLGCFPFESNWRSALLKTEGIKEAEYSSTFGLRDCKESAAIPNLTQGVQSYQENPSSILQMKKGFAYGAAKPFPTCSYSEDEHHFVPTSYILPQTSQYLGYEFCKNRGDVPVVDLQKRGLDFWNPSPLKMPAIHDGGGEIGALRSKKNNHISSICSLSAGPRCKFGHHHFTDPFAGAPPEYIQRLSEIKSFQCETIRQEKNKKLKRGKKEETWTS; encoded by the exons ATGAGCAGGAACCAGCCCCGCTGGGGGCACCGGG aatcatatgaaaaagaaattaaataccCAGAGTCGTCATTCCTCTCTGAATG CAGATCACTTTCATCTCAGGCATCAGAAGAACAAAAAATGCCAAGTCTAACGTCTGACCACAAATATCTGAATAATAAAGCCTCTGGAAGATCATTGGGATGTTTTCCCTTTGAAAGTAACTGGAGGAGCGCATTGTTAAAGACAGAAGGGATAAAAGAAG CAGAATACTCTTCAACCTTTGGCTTGAGAGACTGCAAGGAGAGTGCTGCAATACCTAACCTTACTCAGGGAGTCCAGAGCTATCAAGAAAACCCATCTTCTATTCTGCAGATGAAAAAAGGATTTGCATATGGTGCTGCTAAACCATTTCCAACTTG CTCTTATAGTGAAGATGAGCATCATTTTGTGCCAACTTCATACATACTTCCACAGACATCACAGTACTTAGGATATGAGTTTTGCAAAAACAG GGGAGACGTACCTGTGGTGGATCTGCAGAAGAGAGGACTAGATTTTTGGAACCCAAGTCCACTGAAGATGCCAGCCATTCATGATGGAGGTGGAGAGATAGGAGCTTTGAG ATCCAAGAAGAATAACCACATTTCCAGCATATGTTCACTTTCAGCGGGACCCAGATGCAAGTTCG GTCATCACCATTTCACAGATCCTTTTGCTGGAGCTCCACCCGAATACATACAGAGACTCTCTGAAATAAAATCATTTCAGTGTGAAACTATACgtcaagagaaaaacaaaaaattgaaaaggGGCAAGAAAGAAGAAACATGGACAAGCTGA
- the C2H8orf89 gene encoding putative uncharacterized protein C8orf89 homolog isoform X2: MSRNQPRWGHRESYEKEIKYPESSFLSECRSLSSQASEEQKMPSLTSDHKYLNNKASGRSLGCFPFESNWRSALLKTEGIKEEYSSTFGLRDCKESAAIPNLTQGVQSYQENPSSILQMKKGFAYGAAKPFPTCSYSEDEHHFVPTSYILPQTSQYLGYEFCKNRGDVPVVDLQKRGLDFWNPSPLKMPAIHDGGGEIGALRSKKNNHISSICSLSAGPRCKFGHHHFTDPFAGAPPEYIQRLSEIKSFQCETIRQEKNKKLKRGKKEETWTS; encoded by the exons ATGAGCAGGAACCAGCCCCGCTGGGGGCACCGGG aatcatatgaaaaagaaattaaataccCAGAGTCGTCATTCCTCTCTGAATG CAGATCACTTTCATCTCAGGCATCAGAAGAACAAAAAATGCCAAGTCTAACGTCTGACCACAAATATCTGAATAATAAAGCCTCTGGAAGATCATTGGGATGTTTTCCCTTTGAAAGTAACTGGAGGAGCGCATTGTTAAAGACAGAAGGGATAAAAGAAG AATACTCTTCAACCTTTGGCTTGAGAGACTGCAAGGAGAGTGCTGCAATACCTAACCTTACTCAGGGAGTCCAGAGCTATCAAGAAAACCCATCTTCTATTCTGCAGATGAAAAAAGGATTTGCATATGGTGCTGCTAAACCATTTCCAACTTG CTCTTATAGTGAAGATGAGCATCATTTTGTGCCAACTTCATACATACTTCCACAGACATCACAGTACTTAGGATATGAGTTTTGCAAAAACAG GGGAGACGTACCTGTGGTGGATCTGCAGAAGAGAGGACTAGATTTTTGGAACCCAAGTCCACTGAAGATGCCAGCCATTCATGATGGAGGTGGAGAGATAGGAGCTTTGAG ATCCAAGAAGAATAACCACATTTCCAGCATATGTTCACTTTCAGCGGGACCCAGATGCAAGTTCG GTCATCACCATTTCACAGATCCTTTTGCTGGAGCTCCACCCGAATACATACAGAGACTCTCTGAAATAAAATCATTTCAGTGTGAAACTATACgtcaagagaaaaacaaaaaattgaaaaggGGCAAGAAAGAAGAAACATGGACAAGCTGA
- the C2H8orf89 gene encoding putative uncharacterized protein C8orf89 homolog isoform X3 has protein sequence MPSLTSDHKYLNNKASGRSLGCFPFESNWRSALLKTEGIKEAEYSSTFGLRDCKESAAIPNLTQGVQSYQENPSSILQMKKGFAYGAAKPFPTCSYSEDEHHFVPTSYILPQTSQYLGYEFCKNRGDVPVVDLQKRGLDFWNPSPLKMPAIHDGGGEIGALRSKKNNHISSICSLSAGPRCKFGHHHFTDPFAGAPPEYIQRLSEIKSFQCETIRQEKNKKLKRGKKEETWTS, from the exons ATGCCAAGTCTAACGTCTGACCACAAATATCTGAATAATAAAGCCTCTGGAAGATCATTGGGATGTTTTCCCTTTGAAAGTAACTGGAGGAGCGCATTGTTAAAGACAGAAGGGATAAAAGAAG CAGAATACTCTTCAACCTTTGGCTTGAGAGACTGCAAGGAGAGTGCTGCAATACCTAACCTTACTCAGGGAGTCCAGAGCTATCAAGAAAACCCATCTTCTATTCTGCAGATGAAAAAAGGATTTGCATATGGTGCTGCTAAACCATTTCCAACTTG CTCTTATAGTGAAGATGAGCATCATTTTGTGCCAACTTCATACATACTTCCACAGACATCACAGTACTTAGGATATGAGTTTTGCAAAAACAG GGGAGACGTACCTGTGGTGGATCTGCAGAAGAGAGGACTAGATTTTTGGAACCCAAGTCCACTGAAGATGCCAGCCATTCATGATGGAGGTGGAGAGATAGGAGCTTTGAG ATCCAAGAAGAATAACCACATTTCCAGCATATGTTCACTTTCAGCGGGACCCAGATGCAAGTTCG GTCATCACCATTTCACAGATCCTTTTGCTGGAGCTCCACCCGAATACATACAGAGACTCTCTGAAATAAAATCATTTCAGTGTGAAACTATACgtcaagagaaaaacaaaaaattgaaaaggGGCAAGAAAGAAGAAACATGGACAAGCTGA